From the Caballeronia sp. TF1N1 genome, the window ACTGACCCCGAGACGCTGGTGAGTCCTTTCGCGCTCGAATGCTGGTCGCTCGCCGAACAGCACGAATGGATGCGTGAAATCATGGAGAAGGTCAGCGAGAGCTATCACGCGCTCTTCAGCGAACTGGTCGGACAGATCAACCCGAAGCTGACCGTGGAAGAGAGCTGGGTCCGCGCAGCGCTCATCTATTCTCACTGGCAGGGCCTGCTCGTCTTCCTGCGACGCTCGAAGTTCGGCCATACCCATCCCATGATTCTGAAAGGACCTGTCAAGGCACAGTGGGTCGAGCTTGCGCAGAACATGAAGTGACAGCATGACGCGACGTCATGCCGCCTCATGCGTTCGGCGGCTAGGACACCGTCCAGCCGCCGACTGTCGGTGTTGCCGATTCCCGCAAGCTCTCGATGGCCATTTGCACGGCCGGACGCGCGACGCCCGGCGCATGCCAGTACATCGAGACCGAGCCGTATCCTTCGAGGTCGATCGGCAGGATGCGAATGGCATTGAGTGCCTCGAAGCGCCTTGCGGCGCGATGGGAGGCGACGCCGACGAGATTCGAGTTGTTCAACAGGGCGAGATTCAGCAAGGACGAGTTCGACTCGACGCAATGGCTGGGCATCGACTTGCCTGCGGCGACCAGCGCGTCCTGCATCGCGTTTCGAACGGGCGTGCCTTGCGGCCAGACGATCCATGGAAAGCCGATCACGTCGTCCCACGTCAGCGACCCCCGAGCGACCAACGGATGCTGAGGTCGCGCCACCAGGTTGATGCGCTCGTCGTAGAGCTTTTCCACGAAGAGTTCGGCATCGTCGTGCGGATGGTCCGAACGGCCGACGACGATATCCAGTTCCCCGCTTGCGAGTTGCGGCATCAACTGGTTCATCGTGCTCTCGACGATTCTCACCTGCGCGCGCGGCATTTTTTCGATGAGCCGCGCGACGGCGAGCGGGACGGTATCAGCGGCGGACACGCCGGACGTGCCGATCGCGACCAGCCCGCTGCCGCCTTCCCTCATCGCGGACATATCGTCCCGCGTCATGTCCAGTTGCCCCTCAATACGGCGGGCATGTTCGATGAGTGCCTCGCCGTACCGCGTTGGACGCAACCCTCGCGCGTGCCGTTCGAAGAGCGGCAAGCCGACGTCTTCCTCCAGTTCCCGAAGCCATTTCGACAGCGAAGGCTGCGTCGTGTTGAGCGCGGCCGCCGACTGTGTCAGGTTCCCCGTTTTGGAAAGACTGAGCAGCACCTGCAGGTGCCGAAGCCTGAGCCGATAGGTCCAGTCCATGAGCAAGGTTGTCCGCGTTGGCATTTGGCGCGCCTTGAGCGAGGTATACCAAAAACCATATGGGTGAGAAGAAAATCCCATTTTACGAAGTATGGGTGCTGCGAATATAAAGCATCTTCATGGAATTGCGAAAGGTGCCTTGAGGCTGCCTTCGAGCCACTAACAACACGATGGAGACATCATGACGAAGACACCCAACCCGGCCCGCGCCGCTTACTACGACAAGATCGCCACCCGCGGCATGGCGCCGTTGTGGGAATCGCTGCACAACCTCGTTCCGAAGTCGCCGCAGCCGGCCGCGCAACCGGCGCACTGGAAATATGCCGACGTCCGCGATCTGGTGATGGAAGCCGGTTCGCTCATCAGCGCAGAAGAAGCCGTGCGCCGCGTGCTGGTGCTCGAGAATCCCGGCCTGCCCGGCAAGTCGAGCATTACGCCAAATCTGTATGCGGGTCTGCAACTCATTCTCCCGGGTGAAATCGCGCCGAGCCATCGCCATTCGCAGTCGGCGCTGCGCTTCATCGTCGAAGGCAAGGGCGCGTGGACGGCGGTCGATGGCGAACGCACGACGATGCATCCGGGTGACTTCATCATCACGCCGTCCTGGACCTTCCACGACCACGGCAACCCGTCCGTAGAAGACGGCGGAGAACCGGTCGTCTGGCTCGATGGTCTCGATATCCCGATCGTCGCGCACATGAATGCGGGCTTTGCGGAGAATCATCCGGAGAAGGTGCAGCCGGTCTCGCGCAAGGAAGGCGACAGCTTTGCTCGCTTCGGTCACAACATGGCGCCGGTGCGGCACAAGGTGAGCGACCCGACATCGCCCATCTTCAGTTATCCCTATGCGCGCAGCCGGGAGGCGCTCGACAGCCTGTATCGAAACGGCGAACTGGACGAATGGGACGGCTCGAAGCTGCGATATGTGAATCCGGCGACCGGGGGCTGGCCGATGCCGACCATCGCGAGTTTCATGCAATTCCTGCCGGCGGGTTTTTCCGGCCGCACGTACCGAACCACCGACGCCACCATCTTCTGCGTCGTCGAAGGCTCGGGTGTCGCGGCGATCGGCGACGCGGAGTTTTCATACGCGGCGCACGACGTTTTCGTGGCGCCTTCCTGGGCACCCGTGCAGTTGCGAGCATCGACCGATGCAGTCCTGTTCAGCTTCTCCGACAGGCCCGTTCTGAGCGCCCTCAATCTCCTGCGCGAAGAGCGCGTCTGAGCGAGCGGCACCACACGCATCGCACCATTACACCACTCCATAGCACTCAAAAGATCATGAACTTTGTTTTCTCCCCTGAAGCGCCCGTAGCCATTCCCGTTGTTGGCAGCGATGCAAGCTTTGCGGTACGCCGCGTTTACTGCGTCGGCCGCAATTACGCGGCGCACGCGCGCGAAATGGGCTTCGACCCGGACCGTGAACCGCCGTTCTTCTTCTGCAAGCCTGCCGACGCCATCGTTCCCGTGGGCTACGACGAAACGCTGGAGCTTCCGTATCCGGCGCAAACCACGAACTACCACTACGAAGCAGAACTGGTTGCCGTAATCGGCAAGGGCGGTGAAGACATCGCGCTCGCCGACGCGCTGAATCACGTCTACGGCTACGCGGTCGGCCTCGACATGACCCGCCGCGACCTGCAGATGAAAATGCGCGAGATGGGACGTCCCTGGGAAATCGGCAAAGCCTTCGACAAGTCCGCGCCGATGGGCCCGATCCATCCGGTCGACGCGTCGGGACACTTCGAGAAGGCCGGCATCTGGCTGACCGTCAATGAAGAAAGCAAACAAAAGAGCGACGTTTCGCATCTCATCTGGTCGGTCGCCGAGACCGTGGCCGATCTCTCGAAGTATTTCCGCCTCGAACCGGGCGACGTCATCTTCACCGGCACGCCTGAAGGCGTCGGCCCCGTCGTATCCGGCGACGTGATGAAGGTCGGCATCGACCGTCTCGGAGAATTGACTGTGCGGGTCGGTTAACGCGCTCGATCGACTCGGAGTTCCGCCCATGAAACTGCATAGCTTCTTTAATAGTTCGACATCCTATCGGGTTCGGATCGCCCTAAATCTCAAAGGCATTTCGTTCGAGACGTTGCCGGTCAATATCCGCACCGGCGAACATCGCGCCTCCGCATATGTCACCGATGTCAATCCGTCGGCGGCCGTACCCGCCCTGATCGACGACGACTTCGGGCTCGGGCAGTCGCTTGCCATCATCGACTACCTCGACCAGAAATTTCCCGAACCGCGTCTGATTCCG encodes:
- a CDS encoding LysR family transcriptional regulator codes for the protein MDWTYRLRLRHLQVLLSLSKTGNLTQSAAALNTTQPSLSKWLRELEEDVGLPLFERHARGLRPTRYGEALIEHARRIEGQLDMTRDDMSAMREGGSGLVAIGTSGVSAADTVPLAVARLIEKMPRAQVRIVESTMNQLMPQLASGELDIVVGRSDHPHDDAELFVEKLYDERINLVARPQHPLVARGSLTWDDVIGFPWIVWPQGTPVRNAMQDALVAAGKSMPSHCVESNSSLLNLALLNNSNLVGVASHRAARRFEALNAIRILPIDLEGYGSVSMYWHAPGVARPAVQMAIESLRESATPTVGGWTVS
- a CDS encoding fumarylacetoacetate hydrolase family protein, with translation MNFVFSPEAPVAIPVVGSDASFAVRRVYCVGRNYAAHAREMGFDPDREPPFFFCKPADAIVPVGYDETLELPYPAQTTNYHYEAELVAVIGKGGEDIALADALNHVYGYAVGLDMTRRDLQMKMREMGRPWEIGKAFDKSAPMGPIHPVDASGHFEKAGIWLTVNEESKQKSDVSHLIWSVAETVADLSKYFRLEPGDVIFTGTPEGVGPVVSGDVMKVGIDRLGELTVRVG
- the gtdA gene encoding gentisate 1,2-dioxygenase, giving the protein MTKTPNPARAAYYDKIATRGMAPLWESLHNLVPKSPQPAAQPAHWKYADVRDLVMEAGSLISAEEAVRRVLVLENPGLPGKSSITPNLYAGLQLILPGEIAPSHRHSQSALRFIVEGKGAWTAVDGERTTMHPGDFIITPSWTFHDHGNPSVEDGGEPVVWLDGLDIPIVAHMNAGFAENHPEKVQPVSRKEGDSFARFGHNMAPVRHKVSDPTSPIFSYPYARSREALDSLYRNGELDEWDGSKLRYVNPATGGWPMPTIASFMQFLPAGFSGRTYRTTDATIFCVVEGSGVAAIGDAEFSYAAHDVFVAPSWAPVQLRASTDAVLFSFSDRPVLSALNLLREERV